In Spirochaetota bacterium, the sequence TGGATAAAGGTATAAACATAAATCATCAAGACAATTGTGGGAACACAGCACTCCATCATATAGTAAAACTAAATCGCTATAAAGAAATCATAAAGTTGCTTTTAGATAACGGAGCTGACGTAAATATAAGAAACAAAAAAGGCCAAACACCTTTGGATTTAGCTCAAAAAGAGGGTGATAATGAAATAATACATTTATTACAAAGGTATGCAAACAAAAAGGTTGTTGGAAGGTAAGCTGGAAGGTAATAAAAGTTAACCAGTCATTTTGGCAGTAACTATCGCCCATACTCTACCGTGAGGGCGGTGGTACAGGGGTGGTGCACACACAGCGCTATGCGTACGATGACTGGGGCAATGTGACCATGTATAAAGATGAAGG encodes:
- a CDS encoding ankyrin repeat domain-containing protein; the protein is MVVNKIDNHSHNGLIWYLVSIRRMENIKILMLLLDKGININHQDNCGNTALHHIVKLNRYKEIIKLLLDNGADVNIRNKKGQTPLDLAQKEGDNEIIHLLQRYANKKVVGR